The window CCTTCTTCCACCAAAGACTTACTTAGTTTCATGGTCTTCTCTGTATCACCAATCATAATTGGAATAATAGCACTATTACTAGGTAATAAATCATAGCCTAAATCCTCTAAACCATCTTTTAATAACTTAATATTCCTCCATAACTTCTTAATCAATTCAGGATGAGATTGTAAATAATTCAATGACGCAAGGCTGGCTCCAATAGTTGCAGGGGCTAATGCAGTAGAATAGATAAAGGCTCTAGCCTTATTCCTTAATAAATCGATTAACTCTTTACTTCCTGCTACAAATCCACCCTCTGAGCCTAATGCCTTACTCAAAGTTCCCAGTTGAATATCTATCTTCCCCTTTAAGTCAAAGTATTCTACAATTCCACTGCCTTTTTTACCTAATACTCCTGTTCCATGGGCATCATCAACCATTACTAAAGCCTGATACTTCTTAGCCAACTCTACTATCTCTGGCAAAGGTGCTAAGTCTCCATCCATACTAAAGACACCATCAGTTACAATCAGTTTTTTCCTATATTTACTGCTTCTCTTTAATATCATCTCTAGTCTTTCTAAATCACCATGCTTATAAACTAGGAGCTTAGCCTTACTTAAGCGGCATCCATCAATAATACTAGCATGATTTAACTTATCACAGATGATTACATCTTCTGCTCCTACTACTGTAGTCAAAACACCAAGATTAGCCATATAACCAGTATTAAAGACTAGAGCAGCTTCTGTCTCTTTAAAATTAGCTAGCTTACTTTCTAGCTCTTCATGTAAGTCATAGTTACCAGTGGTTAAACGGGAACCTCCTGAACCTGTTCCATACTCTTCTATCACTTGAATAACCTCTTCTTTTATCTCCTTTCTAGTCGATAGTCCTAAATAATTATTAGAAGCTAACATAATAACCTCTTGATTATCAATAATCACTCGTGGAGACTGTGAACTTTCTAATCTTTTTAATTCTCTATGTAAACCTTCCTCTTTCAATAAGCTTAGCTCTTCAACCCAAAAATTCATCAACTCACCTCTATCTAGGTATATCAAAAGTTCTTATTTAAATTTATTTTTTTAATCTAACAAACAATAGGTGATGGGTTACAATAATTTGATTATCCTCTCTATATCTCTCCATATATTTACGCTCTATTTTCTTTAATAATCCTGAAGTTAAAGGTGGCTTATCTTTTTTAGCACTATTAGCACCAATCTTCTTAATTGCTCTTAAGAAATCAATCACATTAGAAAATCTTTCAATATATTCTTCTTCACTTATCTCAACCTCGCTAAATTCTTCTTCTAAAATTCTCTCTAATTCAGATTTACTAAAGAACCTTTGGGAATAGCTATCTTCTCCTTTAACCTCTTGAAAACAACTTCTCAATTCTTGAAAGGTCTTATCACCAAAGATAGAGAAATAAATCTCCCCCCTATCCTTCAACTGCTCTCTAAAATTCCTAAGAGCTAGTTTCAAATTTTGAAACCATTGAAAAGTAGCATTAGAGATTATTAAGTCAAACTTTTGCTTTAATTTTATTTGCTCACCATCAGCTAATATATATTCAATTTGGTGATAATCTTTAAATTTTTCCTTACATCTTGCAAGCATCTTAGGTGAAATATCAATAAGGAGATAGTTACTCTCTAAAAATCGATTAACAACAAACTCTGTAAAAAGTCCTGTACCTCCCCCAATCTCTAATATATTATTTACTCCATCTTCCTCTTTTAAATAATCATTTAACTTCTCTGCCATATACTTTTGTACAACAGCATATTGGTCATAACTATCAACTGCCCTAGAAAAATTCTCCCTTACCACCTCTTTTTCAATCAACTAAATACCTCCTTATCAACTCATTTACTTCTTCTTCTGCTTCATATATCATATTATGACCAACTCCCTCTAGTATATAAAAATCATAATCTTTAAAAAACTCTAAAACTTGCTTAGAACTGGAATTAGTTATTATCTCATCTTCTTTGGTCACTACTACAAGAGGTCTTACACCTTCAATAATATTCATATCTCTTAAGTCCTCTTCTAACAAAAGTCTTAACCCTTCTTTTAGATAATTACTATCTAGTTCTTTTAATTCTTTTCTATATTTCTCTAAATAATCTTCATAAAAGCTTTTATTATAAAAATTCAGTCTACTAAAATTAATTAATGTCCTTAGCTTATTTCTTTCAATATCTCTAATCATCTTTTTTACAACTATTTTTGGCTGATTTTTTAAAAAGTAAAGGGTAGGTGCCAAAAGTATTAGCTTATTAACTCTAAAATCATTCAAATATCTCAAAGCCATCATTGTTCCCATCGACCAGCCTAAGAAATTTATTTCACTTGGATTTCTCCTAACAATCTCTTGCACCAAAGATTCTTTATTAAAAGAATCCACTATCAGTAGCTCATACCCCTCCAATTTTAACCCTTCATATAAACTCCTACTCGTCCCCCAACCAGGAAATAATACCATCAGTTTCATAGAATATACTCCTTTTTATTGTTAACAATAAAAAATATCAAGTTTACAATAAAAATAAAAATTTTATAAGAATCTCTCTTAAAATGATACATAAGACTGATATTACGACACTTCTTCACAACGCCCCCTGAACTAATACTCTGTTTTCCCCTCTCTTGGGAGGAAGAGAAAGGGGAGGATGAATTCGATATTTTAACTAAGGAAGTGTCACAATATACCCATAAAGTACCACATTTAAATTTTACTCTAAAGTTTAATAACTATTCCCCTAATCCCAAATCTTTAATCATCTGTAAATCCTCTGCTGTTGCTCTTCCTTCAGTAGTCAGATAATTTCCAATTAATAAACCATTAACACCCGATAATAGACTTAATGACTGTAAGTCCCGTAAATTATTCTCTCTTCCCCCACATAACTTAATCACCTTGGTAGGTAAGATAAATCTAAAGATAGCTGCAGTCTTTAAAGTCTCCATAGGTGGTACTGGATCATTACCATATAAAGGTGTTCCTTTAACAGGATTTAGAATATTAATTGGTACTGAATCCACATCCAACTCCTTGATAGTAAAAGCTAAATCTACCCTATCCTCAAAGCTCTCTCCTAAGCCAATAATTCCTCCACTACATACCTCCATACCTCTCTCTTTTAAGAATTTAACAGTATTTACTCTATCCTGATATGTATGAGTAGTGCAGATTTCTGCATAATAACTTTCAGAAGTCTCTAAGTTATGGTTATATCGCTTTAATCCCACATTAGCCAACTTCTCTGCTCTCTTCTCATCTAGTGTTCCCAAAGATGCACAGACCTCCAAATTAGTCTCTTCTCTTATCAGTCTAAAAGCCTCTATCAAGTTCTCAAAATCTTCATCACTAACTACTCCTCGTCCACTGGTTACAATTCCAAAGTGTTCTGCTCCACTACCTTCCATCTCTTTGGCTCTAGCCAAGATATCCTCCTTAGCCATCAATGGATAAGTGACTGTCCCTGTATTATAATGGGCTGATTGAGAACAGAAGGTACAGTCCTCAGAACAACTTCCTGACTTAGCATTAACAATTGAGCATAAGTCTACCTTCTTACCGATAAACTTATTCTTAATCTCATTAGCTGCTGCTAATAATTCCATTGTTCTACTCTCATCTAAGTTTACTAAATACATTGCCTCATCTTTAGTAATACCCTCACCTGCTAAAACTTTATTTTTAAGTTCCTGTAACATAATAACCTCTCCTTTTTAGTTAACTTATTTATTTTATAGTTAACAATATTTTTAAAAAATTTTCCATGTAGTTATATATAATATATATAAAAAAGCAGTTATTGTCAACCTCTTTAAAAACATATTAACATATCAATTCTTAAATAATATTACAGCTTATCAATATTGAGATTAAATAAAAAAAGACAACCCTTATATGGATTGCCTAAAGTATTTATTTAGATGTTATGATTTTCCTTAATCTTATTTACAGACTCATTATCTAAATCGGTCATTTGAATTATCTCTTCTACTCCTATTCCTTTCTTTAACATACTTTTTACCACCTTTTCTATACCTTTTTCTATACCTCTTTCCACACCTTTTCTCTCAGCCTTCTTCAATGCCATCTCTTCATCACGTAACCATTTTAACCTAGCTTCATAAAGCTCTCGTTCATCTTCGTTTAAATACATTGTATCTAACACTTTGATTGCTTTTTCTATACTTTCAACCTCGGCTAATTGTGAAGGAATCTGATCCTTATTATATTCATGAGCTCTCTTTAAAAACTCTGTCCATCGATCTAAAGCAGTCTGTATTTCGCTTAAGTCTTTATTATACTTTTCAAGTTCAATGAAATGTATCTCCAAATGATCTATTAACTCTTCTTTTGACTTAGAATTAAATAACTTATAAATATTATGATAATCTTCTTCAGCTAAGCAATTAAAGTTAAGTACATTAATTACTATCGTCTTTTCTAGTTTATCATAATTGATCCCTGATTCTAATTGACCAGTATATAGCCTAGCCCAATAATATAAAGCTCTTTTATCATAGTAATCTTGATCTGTTATCTGCATCTCAATATTGTACCAAATACCTTTTTCATCTACAGCTTTAACATCAAGAATTGACAGTTTATCATTTTTAAAGTTTTTAGAATTATAAGGATTCTTTAAGATCAAGTCTTTAATTTGTTCGTCTTTGTCCAACACTGAATTAATAAAAGAGATTAAGATATCTTTGTTCTCCTCACTGCCAAATAATTTTTTAAAAGCAAAGTCTACTCGTGGGTTTAAACGACACATCTTGGTTAAACCTCCTCTGTTACAATGATGCTTTAATTATAACATAAAGAATATATTGAAACCAGTTTCATAAATAATAATATATGGTGATTTTTAACTCATTACTTATCACACCTTATAGTTAACAATATCAACAATTAGGAATCAGAAACCAAAAATCAGTCTATTTAGCTGGTCTCTAATTCCTGACAACTGATTCCTAATTTCTCTATAGCCCTCTCTAACTCCCCAATTACCTGCTCATCCTTCTCTTTTAATAGCTCCTTCTCTAATCTATCCAAGACACCTTTATCACCTATCTCTCCCAAAGCCCAAGCAACATTGGCTCTGACTATTGGTTTTGGGTCAACTAGAGCTTCTAGCAGATAGGGTACAGCTCTTTTATCCTTTAAATTCCCCAAAATAATAGCGGCATTCCGTTGAATCGGTCGTTTTCCTCGCCAGTTCATGGGAGTAATCATAAACTTATCTTTATACTCCTTATTACTTAAGGTTAATAGAGGAATTAATTCAGGATACGCCTCTAAAGTCTGAGGTCTAAACTCTTTGTGGTCTCCTACTTTTACATCTTGATTCTGAGGACAGGCACTTTGGCAGGTGTCACAACCCCATAATCTATTGCCCATCTTCTTGCGCTGCTCTTCATCAAGGTAACCTTTACTTAATGTGATATAGCCTAAACACTTGCGGCTATCTAAGGTATAAGGAGCTACCAATGCTCCTGTGGGACAGGCATTTATACACCTTCTACAATCATCACACTTGTCTTCTATAGGTGAGTCATATTCTAACTCTAAATCGGTAATTATCCCCCCTAAGAATATCCATGAACCATACTCAGGATTGATAATACTACAGTTCTTACCCTGCCAACCAATCCCCGCTCTTCTAGCCAATGCTCTATCAACACTAGGACCTGTATCGACAAATTTAAATAATTCTACATCTTTTCTCTTCCCTTTAATAAAGTCAATCAACTTATCTAGTTTATCACCTAAAACCTGATGATAATCCTGCCCCCAAGCAAAACGTGATAGAGCTCCTCTTAATTCTTCTTTAACTTTTCTCCTACTTTCAGCTATATATTTATCATCAATACTATAAGAGATAGCACAGACAATCACCGATTTAGCCTCTGATAATACCCTTTGAGGTTCAGTTATCTTCTCTAAATCATCATGGACAAAGGTAGACAAATACTCTTTCTCTCTCATCTTTATTAAGAATTCCTTAAGTTCTGGAAAGGATCCAGCATTGGTAATCTTAATAGCATCTATTCCAATAGATTTAGCATAATCTTTAAGTTTGGTAGTTAAAGTAATGGTAACCTTCTCCTTTCTTTGACTCTAATACCTTGATTAATTTATTTTTAATTGATTACCTTTAATTAATAAATCTTTAAATTTTTCAGCTGGAAGGGGTCTACTAAATAAATAGCCCTGTATCGATCCACAACCAAGCTTTAAGAGTTGATTTAATTGATCTTCTCTCTCTACACCTTCAGCAATTACAGAAATACCTAAGTTCTGAGCCATATCAATAATCATCTTAGCAATAGTATCATCTTTAACAATATCATCTACAAAGACTTTATCTATCTTTAATGTATCAATAGGTAGTTTCTGTAAATAACTTAATGAACTATAACCTGTTCCAAAGTCATCAATAGCAACTGAAACCCCAAGCTCTTTAAGTAAAATTAATTTGTTGATAACTTCCTCTTCATTATTTACAGCTATACTCTCTGTTATCTCTAACTCTAAATACTTTGGATTTAATTTACTCTCCTTTAAAGCCCTTTTTACCATCTCAATAAAATCTACCTTCCCAAATTGAATATTAGATATATTTACTGCAACAACTAAAGAGGAATTAGTCATTTGATTCCATCTTCTAGTCTGCTCACATGCTTTCTTTAATACCCACTCCCCAATCGCTATAATAGATCCTGTCTCTTCTGCTAAAGGGATAAATTCTGCAGGGGAGATAAATCCTTTTTCTGGATGATTCCAACGTAATAATGATTCCATTCCTGTAATATCTCCTGTAACTCCATTAACTTTAGGTTGATAATAAAGTTCTAACTCTTCTTCCTCTAATGCTTTAATTAACATCTCTTTTGATAGTTTATTTCTCATGTTTAGATCATAAAATTCAAAATCATTTTTTCCTCTATTCTTAACATTATACATAGCCAAATCAGCATTATTAATCAAAAGGTCAATATCAGTTCCATCAATTGGATAAAAACTAATTCCAATACTTAAAGTAATAATCAACTCTTTTCCATTAATAGAATAAGGTTTCTTTATATTTGAAATAACCTTCTTAGCTACATCTTCTGCAAACTTATTACTTTTAATATTAGGAATAAAGATAATAAATTCATCCCCTCCAATTCGAGAACTTATACTATTTTGTGGAAGATTCTCTTTTAATCTTTTAGTAATAGCTTGTAATAATAAATCTCCTACCTCATGACCAAAAGAATCATTAATACTCTTAAATTTATCAATATCAATAAAAAAGATAGCATTAATCTCATAATCTTTACTTGAAGATAATTGCTCTCTTACTTGCTGATAAAAATAAGATCTATTTGGCAAATTAGTTAATTCATCATGGCGTGACTGATGAAGAATCTTTTCTTGTGATTTTTCTAAAATATCTAACATATTATTAAATTTAACCTTAATAGTTGAAAATTCGTCTTTAGATTCAATAGTAAGTCGAGTTGATAAGTCTTTACTTTTAGATATATCATTTATACCATCTATTAATAATTGCAAAGGGTTAAAGATAAATTTATTCATAAAAAACCAAGCACTTATAAAATAAATGACTCCTACAGCTAAAATCCCACCCATAAAATATAGCATACTAAAATAACCCTGTCGGTAGATATCTTTAGTCTTACTTACCTGTAAAGTAAGGGCTGGTCTTTTATATATATCATATAAAGTTGAGTAGCCATACATATACTTATCACCTATATCTTCAGACCAAATATCCACTTTACTAATTAACTTAGAATCTATAACCTTTATTTCTTTACCTGCTTGTCTCTGTTTAAAAGCTTTCATTGTAATTTCTAAATTAGTCTGTTTTGATAATCGGTTAACCAAATCTTGATTTAAATAACGACCTATGATAAGAGCCCCACGAATTGGTCCTTTAAAATAACCCGTTATAACTGGATGAGAGGAGACCATTATATAACCTTGTGAAGTAGAGATAATCCCTGTAATATTATCAATTGGTTTTGAAAACCTAACTAAAGGTGAGCCCTTACTTATATGCTCTAATATCTCTTTATCTACAATACCTTCTTCTTTAGTCTTTAGATTAAATCCCTTTTTATAAATAACTTCTCCCTTTTTATTTACTAGAATAAAAAGGTTCCAATTATTTGTAGAAAAAGTTTCATTCATTAAATTTTCATCTATATACTCTAAATTTTGATCCATACTAAACTTATAAGTAGCATCCCAAGCCGCATAATCCTGATTAAGAGCCTTCAATTGCAGTAAATCTTGTTCTAACGCACCTATAATTTGCCTACTCTGTCTAACTACATCCCTTTCTTCTAACTTATAAAATTTACTTAAAAAAAGATTATAAGTTATTAAATATACTATACCTAACATTAAACAGGTAATCATACTAAAGATAATTAATATCTTCTTATTTAATTTAGTATAATCCTCCTCAAATTTGAAAGTAGCCTTTTTCTTATTATTAAAACCCATAATCTTTTCTATTAATACTTTAAAAGACTCCATAATTTCATCCCCTTATTAGTTATCCTTATATTCAAAAATTCTATAAATCTTAGCTATCCCCTTCTTTAATAATTATTAATAATTATAGCTATATTTTCAAAACCAAAATCAACTATAATTAAATAAGAAAAGACAGCCACAAGGGCTGTCTCTCTAATCTTCTTTTTTAGCTTTAATAAAGAAATCATCATCTGAATGCCCACCTTTGGTCTGACAATTGTAATTATTCTCTCTTAAGATATTTAAGATTTCATCAGCTTGATGGGCATCTTGTCTTTCTAAGGTAATAGATAAATGCTGCCCTGCTTCCATATCAGCAGCTAGCTTTCTTAGTTTTGCCAGCTCAGCTTTAGTAATTGCTGGTCTAAAATCAAGCGAGATATATCCCATATCACACCACCTTAATTTAAGAGACATTTTTCCATGCCTGGCTTCAAATTATATCTCTTCAATAGCATCAGTAGGGCAAGCATCAATTGCATCTTCAACCTCTGCTTCTAGCTTATCTGGTACATGTTCAGTGATTGCTATCGCTTTCTCATCATCATCCCATTCAAAGACTGCTGGTACAGAGTTAACACACAATCCACAGCTGATACAATCATCTTTTATTACTTGTACTTTCATTCTATCCCATCCTTTCTCATAATGAATTTCTCCATTAGTATTACAACTTTTTAGAACAATTATTCACTATCAACTCACAGTCTACTAACTTAATTCATAAAATAATCTAAAACTAAAAATAGGAGGGAAAGGATGATTGATAAAAGTTTTTTACATAAAGTTAGAAGGGAAATTGTAGGTATTAATGCTAAAGTGCCTTTAATAGATGGACAAAAGGTAAGATATATCAACTTTGATAATGCTGCTAGTACTCCAAGTTTCAAAAGAGTCATTTATAAAGTAAAAGAATTCTTAAGCTGGTACTCTAATGTTCACCGTGGAACTGGCTTCAAATCTCAAATATCTACAGAAGTTTATGATGAAGTACATAATTTAGTTGCAGATTTTTTTGGTGCAGATAAAGATAATAACACTATAATCTTTGTCAAAAACACTACAGAAGCAGTTAATAAACTATCAAATAGCCTAAATCTATCACCAAGAGATATTGTTATTAC of the Orenia metallireducens genome contains:
- the bioB gene encoding biotin synthase BioB, translating into MLQELKNKVLAGEGITKDEAMYLVNLDESRTMELLAAANEIKNKFIGKKVDLCSIVNAKSGSCSEDCTFCSQSAHYNTGTVTYPLMAKEDILARAKEMEGSGAEHFGIVTSGRGVVSDEDFENLIEAFRLIREETNLEVCASLGTLDEKRAEKLANVGLKRYNHNLETSESYYAEICTTHTYQDRVNTVKFLKERGMEVCSGGIIGLGESFEDRVDLAFTIKELDVDSVPINILNPVKGTPLYGNDPVPPMETLKTAAIFRFILPTKVIKLCGGRENNLRDLQSLSLLSGVNGLLIGNYLTTEGRATAEDLQMIKDLGLGE
- a CDS encoding EAL domain-containing protein, whose amino-acid sequence is MESFKVLIEKIMGFNNKKKATFKFEEDYTKLNKKILIIFSMITCLMLGIVYLITYNLFLSKFYKLEERDVVRQSRQIIGALEQDLLQLKALNQDYAAWDATYKFSMDQNLEYIDENLMNETFSTNNWNLFILVNKKGEVIYKKGFNLKTKEEGIVDKEILEHISKGSPLVRFSKPIDNITGIISTSQGYIMVSSHPVITGYFKGPIRGALIIGRYLNQDLVNRLSKQTNLEITMKAFKQRQAGKEIKVIDSKLISKVDIWSEDIGDKYMYGYSTLYDIYKRPALTLQVSKTKDIYRQGYFSMLYFMGGILAVGVIYFISAWFFMNKFIFNPLQLLIDGINDISKSKDLSTRLTIESKDEFSTIKVKFNNMLDILEKSQEKILHQSRHDELTNLPNRSYFYQQVREQLSSSKDYEINAIFFIDIDKFKSINDSFGHEVGDLLLQAITKRLKENLPQNSISSRIGGDEFIIFIPNIKSNKFAEDVAKKVISNIKKPYSINGKELIITLSIGISFYPIDGTDIDLLINNADLAMYNVKNRGKNDFEFYDLNMRNKLSKEMLIKALEEEELELYYQPKVNGVTGDITGMESLLRWNHPEKGFISPAEFIPLAEETGSIIAIGEWVLKKACEQTRRWNQMTNSSLVVAVNISNIQFGKVDFIEMVKRALKESKLNPKYLELEITESIAVNNEEEVINKLILLKELGVSVAIDDFGTGYSSLSYLQKLPIDTLKIDKVFVDDIVKDDTIAKMIIDMAQNLGISVIAEGVEREDQLNQLLKLGCGSIQGYLFSRPLPAEKFKDLLIKGNQLKIN
- the queG gene encoding tRNA epoxyqueuosine(34) reductase QueG, which encodes MTLTTKLKDYAKSIGIDAIKITNAGSFPELKEFLIKMREKEYLSTFVHDDLEKITEPQRVLSEAKSVIVCAISYSIDDKYIAESRRKVKEELRGALSRFAWGQDYHQVLGDKLDKLIDFIKGKRKDVELFKFVDTGPSVDRALARRAGIGWQGKNCSIINPEYGSWIFLGGIITDLELEYDSPIEDKCDDCRRCINACPTGALVAPYTLDSRKCLGYITLSKGYLDEEQRKKMGNRLWGCDTCQSACPQNQDVKVGDHKEFRPQTLEAYPELIPLLTLSNKEYKDKFMITPMNWRGKRPIQRNAAIILGNLKDKRAVPYLLEALVDPKPIVRANVAWALGEIGDKGVLDRLEKELLKEKDEQVIGELERAIEKLGISCQELETS
- the bioF gene encoding 8-amino-7-oxononanoate synthase, whose translation is MNFWVEELSLLKEEGLHRELKRLESSQSPRVIIDNQEVIMLASNNYLGLSTRKEIKEEVIQVIEEYGTGSGGSRLTTGNYDLHEELESKLANFKETEAALVFNTGYMANLGVLTTVVGAEDVIICDKLNHASIIDGCRLSKAKLLVYKHGDLERLEMILKRSSKYRKKLIVTDGVFSMDGDLAPLPEIVELAKKYQALVMVDDAHGTGVLGKKGSGIVEYFDLKGKIDIQLGTLSKALGSEGGFVAGSKELIDLLRNKARAFIYSTALAPATIGASLASLNYLQSHPELIKKLWRNIKLLKDGLEDLGYDLLPSNSAIIPIMIGDTEKTMKLSKSLVEEGVLAPGIRPPTVPRGMSRIRVTVMASHSSEDIEEALDIFARAGREVGLIR
- a CDS encoding alpha/beta fold hydrolase, producing the protein MKLMVLFPGWGTSRSLYEGLKLEGYELLIVDSFNKESLVQEIVRRNPSEINFLGWSMGTMMALRYLNDFRVNKLILLAPTLYFLKNQPKIVVKKMIRDIERNKLRTLINFSRLNFYNKSFYEDYLEKYRKELKELDSNYLKEGLRLLLEEDLRDMNIIEGVRPLVVVTKEDEIITNSSSKQVLEFFKDYDFYILEGVGHNMIYEAEEEVNELIRRYLVD
- the bioC gene encoding malonyl-ACP O-methyltransferase BioC, coding for MIEKEVVRENFSRAVDSYDQYAVVQKYMAEKLNDYLKEEDGVNNILEIGGGTGLFTEFVVNRFLESNYLLIDISPKMLARCKEKFKDYHQIEYILADGEQIKLKQKFDLIISNATFQWFQNLKLALRNFREQLKDRGEIYFSIFGDKTFQELRSCFQEVKGEDSYSQRFFSKSELERILEEEFSEVEISEEEYIERFSNVIDFLRAIKKIGANSAKKDKPPLTSGLLKKIERKYMERYREDNQIIVTHHLLFVRLKK
- a CDS encoding Rpn family recombination-promoting nuclease/putative transposase; translation: MCRLNPRVDFAFKKLFGSEENKDILISFINSVLDKDEQIKDLILKNPYNSKNFKNDKLSILDVKAVDEKGIWYNIEMQITDQDYYDKRALYYWARLYTGQLESGINYDKLEKTIVINVLNFNCLAEEDYHNIYKLFNSKSKEELIDHLEIHFIELEKYNKDLSEIQTALDRWTEFLKRAHEYNKDQIPSQLAEVESIEKAIKVLDTMYLNEDERELYEARLKWLRDEEMALKKAERKGVERGIEKGIEKVVKSMLKKGIGVEEIIQMTDLDNESVNKIKENHNI
- a CDS encoding ferredoxin, with translation MKVQVIKDDCISCGLCVNSVPAVFEWDDDEKAIAITEHVPDKLEAEVEDAIDACPTDAIEEI